TCTTCCTCACCTCTGAGGTTTTTGATGAAGTCCTCCAGCttcatcttcctctctggtttGACGTTGGGAGAGTACATGTCTGTGTTGAGGAGGATGATGGCGAAGGCCAGGATGAAGATCGTGTCGGGGTTCTGGAACTGTCGGATCAGCACCGGGTTACTCACACAGTACCGTTGACTGGAGGTgagtggggtgggggggagagacagagagagattagatatgaagcagaaaaaaataaaatacaaaatgaatacTGTTGTGCACAACACAAACTATCCAAACAAAAAAAAGATTCATAAAAGTCTATAAATCCACAGGTCTTACTATAATCCTGCTGTTACCTGAATGCCTCGATCAGTCTCTCCACCTTCTGGGCCTCCCCCTGGAC
Above is a genomic segment from Salvelinus sp. IW2-2015 unplaced genomic scaffold, ASM291031v2 Un_scaffold7072, whole genome shotgun sequence containing:
- the LOC112079157 gene encoding IQ motif and SEC7 domain-containing protein 1-like, which gives rise to MDFSGMDLDDALRKFQAQIKVQGEAQKVERLIEAFSQRYCVSNPVLIRQFQNPDTIFILAFAIILLNTDMYSPNVKPERKMKLEDFIKNLRGVDNGQDIPRDLLVGIYHRIEKXELXTNDDHVSQVQAVEKVLVGKKP